The Thalassotalea sediminis genome includes the window AAGTCATCATCTGATTCGTTACTGCCGTTTAACGTCATAGTGCTGCACGACACTAACCCTGGCAGTAACATAAGCATTAACCAATTTTTCATTGAGCTCCCCTCAAATACCACTAAACTCTATTGTGAAACATAAAGCACAATTCACGCCAACTTTGAATTAACACGGTTAAAAATTAAGTATAGGCACAAAACCTGCATTAGCTTAATTTAATCATGTATGGGTCGAGCATTTGACACTCAGTAGCTACTTCAATTGAAATGTCTTATAACTACACTTAGTGTTAAGTACGCAGTAGCAAATAGATTACATAAAATGCAGGATCAAGGCCAAGATAGTTCAAGGTGAGCAATGCGATTATTAACCTTTACAATATTATTAGCGTTTTATTTGATAGTGAGCCCATTACACGCCCAGTGGTATGAATCACAAGGTCGAGCCTATGTTATCCAAGGCGATAATATAGCCGCGCGCACTCAAGCAATAGAAAATGCGTTAAAAAAAGCACTACTTGTTGCCGGTGCATCAGTATCAAGTGTTCAACAAGTGGTCAATGGATTATTGACACAAAATGAGATCAATATACGAGCAACGGGCAATATTAATGCGTTTGAACTTGTCGATGAAACGCATGAAGGTAATACTATCACCGTAACCATTCGAGCAGATATTATCCCACAAGCGCGGCAATGTTTTTCCGCTGATTACCGCAAATCAATGTTAGTCACTAAAAGTCACTTGGTTCATAGAGAGCAAGCTAATGTAGGTAGCATTTATGCATTAGATACTGCCATCATGAAACGATTATCTGATCATATAAAACAAGATGGCTCCTATTTGTCTCCTAAATTATCTGTAAAATCGAGTAGCGCATTTTCTCGATATAACAACAGCTTACAATTCGATAAAATAAAAGCCATTTCAATGTCTTTAGCAGATATGACAGATAGCCAATATGTTTTATTTTCTGAAATAGAAGATATATCGTTCGCAACCGATGAAGAAAATCCTTGGCGGTTTTGGCAAGAAGATATCTTCCAACGTTACTTTCAACTTCGCGTACATATTTTTAACGGTACCAATGGTGAAGGTTTATTTGAAAAAACTTACCGTAATGCTGCCCCCTGGCAATTTGGTAAGCGAGAACAAGTAGATCCAAACGCCAGTATCTTTTGGCAAAGTCAGTACGGGCAAATTGTTGATCAAGTGTTAATGCAAGTTATTACTGATATTGACGACAATATGATGTGCCAACCAACACGCGGAAAAATTGTACAAATTACCGGAAATCAAGTGCGGTTTAACCTTGGTAAACAGCATGGCGTACAAATTGGTGACGAATTTTCATTATTGCACTTACAAAACTTTATTGCTGATAATGGTCATTCATATGCTGGGTTCAATGTCAGCCCATTTAAAGTTAAAGTAACTCAGGTGTCGCAATCTAATGCTGTTGGCCAAACAATTGATGGTGCAATAATCGATAGTATTCAGTTAAATGACTTAGTTGTGCGTTACTAAAGTGAGTTGATTTTAAGGACACTTAGCGTTTAAATAACGAAAGCTTATGTCCCTATAGTTTAACTGGATAAAACTGCGGCCTCCTAAGCCGCTGCTCCAGGTTCGAGTCCTGGTGGGGACGCCAGTAAAGATAAAATAAAAAAGCCGCAAAAAAGCGGCTTTTTTATTTTATCTGCTCAAAAGGTACTAAAGGTACTAATTGGCTAACTCTGTTTCCACTTCCTTGTCGTCTGCAACTGAGGTATTACTCAGTACGGCGGTTAATGCCAATACAAAGACTGCTAATATGACGGTTGTCAGTTTTATTCCTTTTGAAGACGACTGTTTCATTATGTAGTCCTAGTAGGTTTATCATTGTTATTTGTCTACTTCGCAACCAACTTAGCGGATAAGTATCTTTAATTCAATCATTTATCTAAAAAATCAGCTATTTTTTAAACAATTGTTGCTTTTGCGTAAACTTCATTGGTTATTTCTACCTATTTATTTTTGCGAATAACCCGCGATTTTATCGCATATGCAATAGAAACAAGACACCTGTCAACAAAATATAACAAATAGCGTAATAACATTTGCAGTCGCGCCATTACTGCGTAAAAATAGCGTCTCTAAAAAACACCCTCAAATGAAAAAATAAAATAGTTGGAGCCACTATGCCATCGCGTAAAGATCTCGCTAATGCTATTCGTGCATTAAGCATGGACGCAGTACAACAAGCAAACTCAGGTCACCCAGGAGCCCCAATGGGCATGGCAGATATTGCCGAAGTTCTTTGGCGCGACTTTCTCAAGCATAACCCTACAGACCCAAATTGGGCTGATCGTGACCGATTTATTCTGTCAAATGGTCATGGTTCAATGCTTATCTATTCGCTATTGCACTTGTCTGGTTATGATCTTCCCATTGAAGAAATTAAAAACTTTCGTCAGTTGCACTCTAAAACCCCCGGTCATCCAGAATATGGATATACACCCGGTGTTGAGACGACAACTGGGCCATTAGGTGCTGGTGTATCAAATGCTGTAGGTATGGCAATTGCTGAAAAAACACTCGCAGCTCAATTTAACCGTGAAGGTCACGATATTGTCGATCACTTTACTTATTGCTTTTTAGGCGATGGCTGTTTAATGGAAGGTATTTCACACGAAGCATGTTCTTTAGCGGGTACCTTAGGTTTAGGTAAACTTATTGCTTTTTGGGATGATAATGGCATTTCCATTGATGGTCATGTTGAAGGTTGGTTCTCTGACGATACACCAAAAAGATTTGAGTCTTACGGCTGGCATGTAATTGCCGACGTTGATGGTCATGATCCACACGCCATTAAAGAAGCCATTGAACAAGCGCACTCTATTACCGATAAACCAACTATGATTTGCTGCAAAACTATTATTGGTTTTGGTTCACCAAATAAGTCAGGGTCTCATGATTGTCACGGCGCACCATTAGGTCATGACGAAATAGCTGCTGCTCGTGAGTTTTTAAACTGGCCTCATGCGCCTTTTGAAGTACCTGCTGATATCTACAGCCAGTGGGATCAAAAAGACAAAGGCCATTCAGCGCAAACAAGCTGGCAAGCTAAATTCGAAGCTTATAAATCAGCACATCCTGAGTTAGCCGCTGAGTATGAACGTCGAGTAATTAAAGGCGAACTTCCAGCTGAATTTGAAGCAAAAGCCAACACGTTTATTAAAGAGTGCCAACAAAAAGCGGAAAGTATTGCTTCTAGAAAAGCATCACAAAATACAATTGAAACATTTGGAGCAATTTTACCTGAATTATTAGGTGGCTCTGCTGATCTAGCAGGTTCAAACCTAACGCTCTGGTCTGGCTCTAAAGGCATTCAAGACGATCCGGCAGGTAATTACATCTATTACGGTGTGCGTGAATTTGGTATGTCAGGTATTATGAATGGTATATCGTTACATGGTGGCTTTATTAACTATGGCGCCACATTCATGATGTTCATGGAATATGCGCGTAATGCGGTACGTATGTCTGCGTTAATGGGGATTCAAAATATTTTCGTCTACACCCATGACTCTATTGGCCAAGGCGAAGACGGCCCAACACACCAGCCAATTGAACAATTAACAAACTTACGTACAACACCTAATATGGTGACATGGCGCCCTGCTGATGCAACAGAAACTGCAGTCGCGTGGAAAAATGCCGTAGAGCGCCAACAAGCACCAACATCTTTAGTCTTCTCACGCCAAGGATTACCTGCAATTTCACGTGATGACGCACAAGTAAGTAATATTGCAAAAGGTGGTTACATCGTTAAAGAAAGTAACGGCACACCAGACGTTATACTTATCGCGACTGGTTCAGAAGTTTCGCTGGCACTAAAAGCAGCTGAAGCGATTGGTAACAATGTGCGTGTAGTATCTATGCCGTCAACTAACATCTTTGACCAACAGAGTGCTGAGTATAAAGAATCGGTATTACCAAGTGCCGTTACAAAACGCGTTGCGATTGAAGCTGCTCATACTGACTATTGGTATAAGTATGTTGGCTTTGCAGGCAAAGTAGTAGGTATGACAACGTTTGGTGAATCAGCACCAGGCAATAAGCTTATGGAACATTTTGGATTTACTGTCGAAAATGTAGTTAACACCGTGAATAGCTTATAATTTACTGGCACCACGTTTACGTGGTGCCTTATTCAAAGGTTTTTTTTGAAACATGCCTACAAATATCGCAATCAATGGTTTTGGTCGTATTGGTCGCAGCATTGCACGTGCTCTATACGAAAATAACCATCGTAAAGATTTAAAACTTGTTGCTATTAACGAGTTAGCGGATCCTGAAGGTATTGCACACTTATTAAAATATGATAGTACCCACGGTCGTTTTTCATTTGCCGTAACGCGCAATAACAACCTTTTAAATATTGCTGGTGATGACATTAATTTGACGCATGAAGCGGATATTAACAACATCGATTGGCATCAACAAAATGCAGATATCATTCTTGATTGTACAGGGGTTTATAACTCAAAAGCAGATGGCCTTGCTCATATCAATCAAGGTGCTGCAAAGGTACTCTATTCACACCCTGGCGCTAAAGATCTTGATGCCACCATTATTTATGGCATTAATGATAAAGCGCTGACAAGTGACGATCGTGTTGTTAGCAATGGCTCATGCACAACAAACTGCATTGTACCAGTGATAAAAGTTATTGATGATGCATTCGGTGTAGAAAGCGGTACGATTACAACCATTCATTCGTCAATGCATGATCAACAAGTAATTGATGCTTATCACGCTGATTTACGTAGAACAAGAGCTGCAAGTCAATCAATTATCCCAGTAGATACCAAACTTGCCGCAGGTATTGAACGCATATTACCCAAGTTTTCAGGACGCTTTGAAGCTATTGCCGTACGCGTTCCTACAGTGAATGTTACAGCAATGGATTTAAGCGTAACAGTAAGCTGTGATGTATCGATAGAAGATATTAACCAAGCCATAGTTAAAGCACAAAATAATGGGTTACAAGGTATTCTTGGATATACTGAAGAACCATTAGTTTCAATAGATTTTAATCATGATCCACATTCTGCCATTGTTGATGGTAACCAAACGCGCGTTAGTCACAAGCGATTAGTTAAAATGCTAGTCTGGTGTGACAATGAATGGGGATTTGCAAATAGAATGCTAGATACTGCTAAAGTGATGGCAGGTCTAAAATAATTAACTCGTTACAGGAATAACTCATGTCTGTTATTAAAATGACTGATTTGGATCTCGCCGGTAAACGCGTCTTGATCCGTGAAGATTTGAATGTACCCATTGCTGATGGCAAAGTGACTTCAGATGCACGTTTAAAAGCCGCACTACCAACAATAAAACACGCCCTAGCTGCAGGTGCAAAAGTAATGGTCATGTCTCACTTAGGTAGACCTACTGAAGGTGAATATGAAGAAAAATACTCAATGCAGCCCGTAGTGGCTTATTTAGAGAAAGCACTTTCGAACCCTGTACGTTTGGTCCAAGATTACCTAGATGGTGTTGAAGTCGCTGACGGTGAACTGGTTGTTTTTGAAAATGTACGCTTTAATAAAGGCGAGAAGAAAGATGACGAGCGTTTATCAAAGCAACTCGCGTCGCTTTGCGATATTTACGTAATGGATGCTTTTGGTACGGCGCATCGCGCACAGGCGAGTACACATGGCGTAGCTAAATTCGCACCTGTTGCTTGTGCTGGTCCTTTACTAGTTGCTGAACTAGATGCACTATCAAAAGCATTAGATAACCCAGCTCGCCCACTTGTCGCCATTGTTGGTGGTTCAAAAGTATCAACAAAATTGACCGTATTAGACTCATTGTCGAATATTGCAGATACACTAGTTGTTGGCGGTGGTATTTCAAATACATTTGTCGCCTCTGCGGGTAATGAAGTTGGTAATTCATTATATGAAAAAGATTTGATCCCAGAAGCACAACGTTTATGTGAAAAAACTGATGTCGTTTTTGCTAATGATGTAACCGTAACACGCGATAGCTTTGACGAGTGGAAACATGATTCTGTCGCAACAGTTAAAGCATTAGCTGACGTTCAACCAGAAGATGACATCATAGACTACGGACCAGAAACAGCTGCTAAAGTTGCTGACATCATTAAACATGCCGGCACGGTATTATGGAATGGTCCTGTTGGGGTATTTGAGTTTGATGCATTTGCTAAAGGAACAGAAGTGATATCGATGGCCATTGCGAACAGCGATGCATTCTCTGTTGCTGGTGGTGGTGATACACTTGCTGCAGTAGACAAATACGACATTGCCGATAAAGTTTCCTACATATCTACAGGTGGTGGCGCATTTTTAGAGTTTTTAGAGGGTAAGGTTTTACCCGCAGTCGCTATGTTAGAAACCCGCGCAAACGATTAATAACCATTGTAGATAATAAAAAACCTTAGTTTTAGCTAAGGTTTTTTTATGCCATTAAAAAATAAATTTGTTGTAACTTTCCAAAATAACTTACAAAAAACTGCACTACCATGTACTAAATGTCTACTTATTTTCGTAATTCTTTGCCATTTCACCAAATAACCTCCCATTCACGATAA containing:
- the epd gene encoding erythrose-4-phosphate dehydrogenase, with product MPTNIAINGFGRIGRSIARALYENNHRKDLKLVAINELADPEGIAHLLKYDSTHGRFSFAVTRNNNLLNIAGDDINLTHEADINNIDWHQQNADIILDCTGVYNSKADGLAHINQGAAKVLYSHPGAKDLDATIIYGINDKALTSDDRVVSNGSCTTNCIVPVIKVIDDAFGVESGTITTIHSSMHDQQVIDAYHADLRRTRAASQSIIPVDTKLAAGIERILPKFSGRFEAIAVRVPTVNVTAMDLSVTVSCDVSIEDINQAIVKAQNNGLQGILGYTEEPLVSIDFNHDPHSAIVDGNQTRVSHKRLVKMLVWCDNEWGFANRMLDTAKVMAGLK
- a CDS encoding flagella assembly protein FlgT, encoding MRLLTFTILLAFYLIVSPLHAQWYESQGRAYVIQGDNIAARTQAIENALKKALLVAGASVSSVQQVVNGLLTQNEINIRATGNINAFELVDETHEGNTITVTIRADIIPQARQCFSADYRKSMLVTKSHLVHREQANVGSIYALDTAIMKRLSDHIKQDGSYLSPKLSVKSSSAFSRYNNSLQFDKIKAISMSLADMTDSQYVLFSEIEDISFATDEENPWRFWQEDIFQRYFQLRVHIFNGTNGEGLFEKTYRNAAPWQFGKREQVDPNASIFWQSQYGQIVDQVLMQVITDIDDNMMCQPTRGKIVQITGNQVRFNLGKQHGVQIGDEFSLLHLQNFIADNGHSYAGFNVSPFKVKVTQVSQSNAVGQTIDGAIIDSIQLNDLVVRY
- a CDS encoding phosphoglycerate kinase, giving the protein MSVIKMTDLDLAGKRVLIREDLNVPIADGKVTSDARLKAALPTIKHALAAGAKVMVMSHLGRPTEGEYEEKYSMQPVVAYLEKALSNPVRLVQDYLDGVEVADGELVVFENVRFNKGEKKDDERLSKQLASLCDIYVMDAFGTAHRAQASTHGVAKFAPVACAGPLLVAELDALSKALDNPARPLVAIVGGSKVSTKLTVLDSLSNIADTLVVGGGISNTFVASAGNEVGNSLYEKDLIPEAQRLCEKTDVVFANDVTVTRDSFDEWKHDSVATVKALADVQPEDDIIDYGPETAAKVADIIKHAGTVLWNGPVGVFEFDAFAKGTEVISMAIANSDAFSVAGGGDTLAAVDKYDIADKVSYISTGGGAFLEFLEGKVLPAVAMLETRAND
- the tkt gene encoding transketolase; amino-acid sequence: MPSRKDLANAIRALSMDAVQQANSGHPGAPMGMADIAEVLWRDFLKHNPTDPNWADRDRFILSNGHGSMLIYSLLHLSGYDLPIEEIKNFRQLHSKTPGHPEYGYTPGVETTTGPLGAGVSNAVGMAIAEKTLAAQFNREGHDIVDHFTYCFLGDGCLMEGISHEACSLAGTLGLGKLIAFWDDNGISIDGHVEGWFSDDTPKRFESYGWHVIADVDGHDPHAIKEAIEQAHSITDKPTMICCKTIIGFGSPNKSGSHDCHGAPLGHDEIAAAREFLNWPHAPFEVPADIYSQWDQKDKGHSAQTSWQAKFEAYKSAHPELAAEYERRVIKGELPAEFEAKANTFIKECQQKAESIASRKASQNTIETFGAILPELLGGSADLAGSNLTLWSGSKGIQDDPAGNYIYYGVREFGMSGIMNGISLHGGFINYGATFMMFMEYARNAVRMSALMGIQNIFVYTHDSIGQGEDGPTHQPIEQLTNLRTTPNMVTWRPADATETAVAWKNAVERQQAPTSLVFSRQGLPAISRDDAQVSNIAKGGYIVKESNGTPDVILIATGSEVSLALKAAEAIGNNVRVVSMPSTNIFDQQSAEYKESVLPSAVTKRVAIEAAHTDYWYKYVGFAGKVVGMTTFGESAPGNKLMEHFGFTVENVVNTVNSL